A part of Aspergillus flavus chromosome 5, complete sequence genomic DNA contains:
- a CDS encoding cystathionine gamma-synthase — MGFGDWIVSKREMAPGPTRMELSTINDTTVSCIVFSSGAAGHQCATVLETLPSENPFTIKVVRLVMPLESNLGDTSSHWANFTAVLYPSDLLKAAMAFWRDTSSGLSIRHAEFCLEEFDYLDSDSSTPVYRTPASRKRCRGKTPESLIWMRAAARNSHEVKSFLADLATSEQPGQPTVSPDEVFLYPTGMNAIYTLSAALVSPEYKVAMYGWLYPETVDVVRRGTWAECLSYKYGTEEELDRLEALLQSGQQIRALFCELPSNITLASPNLCRIRALADIYGFVVACDDTVAGYVNIDALPYVDVMMSSLTKTFSGASNVTGGCLVINPDSRHHDQIHTTLSKNQDAYFPLDVNTLRQNSKDIVWRVKQCNPNTLPLIELFQAHPAIAAVNDPSIAPTSALYKSVMRKDGGYGNVLSIVFHDPRTAEHCYNVFNVCKGSSFGANFTLAIPYVQLANYWNQDKVAKHGVPRHIIRISVGLEDSRQIVETAKRALKSVDEFEMKKDLN; from the exons ATGGGATTCGGTGATTGGATTGTctcgaaaagagaaatggctCCTGGACCAACTCGAATGGAGCTATCCACG ATCAATGATACCACAGTGTCCTGCATAGTATTCTCGTCTGGTGCCGCTGGTCACCAATGCGCCACAGTACTCGAGACATTACCCTCCGAGAATCCATTTACAATCAAAGTAGTTCGGTTGGTCATGCCTCTAGAGTCAAACCTGGGAGACACCAGTTCCCACTGGGCTAACTTCACTGCGGTCTTATACCCGTCTGATCTGTTGAAGGCGGCCATGGCGTTCTGGCGGGATACCAGTTCAGGATTATCAATACGTCATGCAGAGTTCTGTCTGGAAGAGTTCGATTATCTTGACTCTGACTCTTCGACTCCGGTATACCGAACCCCAGCTTCGCGGAAGAGATGTCGGGGCAAGACTCCGGAGTCGCTTATATGGATGCGAGCTGCGGCTAGGAACTCGCACGAGGTGAAATCATTCCTTGCAGACCTTGCTACGTCTGAGCAACCGGGACAACCAACTGTGAGTCCTGACGAGGTGTTCCTATACCCTACCGGAATGAACGCTATATACACACTGTCGGCGGCTCTAGTTTCACCAGAATACAAGGTTGCTATGTACGG ATGGCTATACCCAGAAACAGTCGACGTCGTCCGACGCGGCACATGGGCAGAATGTCTATCCTACAAATACGGCAcggaggaagagctggatcGCTTGGAAGCCCTCCTGCAATCAGGCCAGCAGATCCGGGCGTTATTCTGTGAATTGCCCAGCAACATCACGTTGGCATCACCGAATCTCTGTCGAATTCGCGCACTGGCAGATATATACGGCTTTGTTGTCGCATGCGACGACACCGTTGCCGGCTATGTCAACATCGATGCGCTTCCATATGTAGACGTCATGATGTCCAGTCTTACGAAGACATTCAGTGGAGCATCGAACGTCACCGGGGGATG TCTTGTAATAAACCCCGACTCCCGCCATCACGACCAAATCCACACCACACTATCCAAGAACCAAGACGCCTATTTCCCCCTAGACGTCAACACCCTCCGACAAAACAGCAAGGATATCGTCTGGCGCGTGAAACAATGCAACCCAAACACGCTTCCACTCATCGAACTCTTCCAAGCCCACCCCGCCATCGCCGCAGTAAACGACCCGTCCATCGCGCCAACCTCAGCTCTATACAAGAGTGTGATGCGTAAGGACGGCGGCTACGGCAATGTTCTAAGCATTGTCTTCCATGATCCGCGCACAGCAGAGCACTGCTATAACGTCTTCAACGTCTGCAAGGGGTCCAGCTTCGGGGCGAACTTCACGCTGGCTATTCCGTATGTCCAGTTGGCTAATTACTGGAATCAAGATAAGGTTGCGAAACACGGGGTGCCGAGGCATATTATTCGGATTAGCGTAGGGCTGGAGGACTCGAGGCAGATTGTGGAGACGGCGAAGAGGGCGCTTAAGAGTGTGGATGAGtttgagatgaagaaggaccTGAACTGA
- a CDS encoding phosphoglycerate mutase family protein (unnamed protein product) — protein MAPRCFIIRHGETEWSLNGRHTGITDLALTPNGEKRVKATGKALVGNDRLIAPRKLVHVYVSPRARAQRTLELLEIGCRERLPWNEERKSEDEEPIRTEAKVEITEAVREWDYGDYEGLTSKQIKEMRKENGEEPWDIWRDGCPGGESPEDVVRRLDALITDIRKKFHGPCFDGEGGQGDVLIVAHGHILRAFAMRWVGKPLTETALILEAGGVGTLSYEHHNIEEPAIILGGGFVVEN, from the exons atggccCCAAGATGCTTCATAATCCGCCACGGCGAAACCGAATGGTCCCTCAATGGCCGACACACGGGCATCACGGATCTGGCGCTTACACCTAACGGGGAGAAACGGGTTAAGGCGACTGGGAAGGCATTGGTTGGGAATGATCGGTTGATTGCGCCGAGGAAATTGGTTCATgt GTATGTCTCGCCAAGGGCCCGGGCGCAGCGGACGCTGGAATTACTTGAGATTGGGTGTAGGGAGAGATTACCCTGGAATGAAGAGCGGAAgagcgaggatgaggagccgATTCGGACGGAGGCCAAGGTTGAGATTACGGAGGCAGTGAGGGAGTGGGATTATGGGGATTATGAGGGGTTGACGAGTAAGCAGATTaaggagatgaggaaggagaatgggGAGGAGCCGTGGGATATTTGGAGGGATGGGTGTCCTGGTGGAGA ATCCCCCGAAGACGTCGTCCGTCGTCTCGATGCCCTAATCACCGATATCAGGAAGAAGTTCCATGGTCCCTGTTTCGACGGTGAAGGTGGTCAAGGAGACGTCCTGATTGTCGCACACGGCCATATCCTACGGGCTTTCGCCATGCGTTGGGTCGGGAAGCCGTTGACCGAGACCGCACTGATCCTGGAAGCTGGAGGTGTGGGCACACTGAG TTACGAACATCATAATATCGAGGAACCGGCGATTATCCTCGGAGGAGGTTTTGTGGTCGAGAATTAA
- a CDS encoding DASH complex subunit Hsk3 like-domain-containing protein, protein MPPSHHYSQSQNLPRHSILPPSSTAAGPSSMSAAKTRQYANLQAQLEQLNANLADTQNLLRMTAVQAEDMRFLGGYVGALFMGSAKVLGEEGVKGNADKKESES, encoded by the coding sequence ATGCCACCTTCTCACCACTACAGCCAATCTCAAAACCTCCCCCGCCATTCCATTCTCCCTCCGTCTTCGACCGCCGCCGGTCCATCATCGATGTCGGCCGCTAAGACTCGACAGTATGCGAACCTGCAGGCTCAGTTGGAGCAGCTGAATGCCAATTTGGCGGACACGCAAAACCTACTCCGTATGACTGCTGTTCAGGCAGAGGATATGCGGTTCTTGGGTGGTTATGTTGGAGCTTTGTTTATGGGATCGGCCAAGGTgttgggagaggagggtgtCAAGGGCAATGCGGATAAGAAGGAGAGTGAATCGTGA
- a CDS encoding 2-dehydropantoate 2-reductase (putative unnamed protein product): protein MAPPPRLRILSVGSNAISAFLSWRLQATTSCDVTLVWKSGYEAVSQYGVSFKSKAFGNERFKPRHVVRTPEDAASRENAFDYVILCVKALPDVYDLASVIESVVTPQHTCILVNTTNTLGVESHLEQRFPTNVVLSLVSGVEISQIGASEFEHLNSSEIWVGATNKQTSIPSTIQNDMAAALAMTLASGQVDCKVSDNIRQEQFERMIGPIAFYPTSVMFETSNHTQLLEKVGVRQLVSDIIEELLELARANGCSFPNDFAKKTIETMTANGAPSTMYQDFQARRPMEIETYLGSPIKLATESGVRIPRIETLYAVLHHVNATNLSKPRTNESPPPVLAQPPPRMSSAPPRGPMNGPMRGGRVPSGMMPRRGPPHPGMSRPPSAHPQAGRMPRDPSVEGLEEFSHLVMYDDAASAAAVAAENGVPPQNGTNGYPDMPPGPPPSAADLALRERELAIRQRELQIREQEMGMRRGPRRPPPPRSTFDEEDEDDYFDPMDTLPIPSIDPDQVDMLSITSRRTKKSAPSASQLRKNPEITLNNGGGSRPGSSFSRYFGGRKRTSDRIMQEIPGLHDSLMDNPMMAYSSNRYGAVDRNHIQAGSRANSLTASRMGDYPPHPYPASRRNSQSPATPPYGPPGPRMGRPGTSQDPSLGPPNGPRGGQPSPPGQMRAPVPRHPPGQGNAVGPQQIEQQYGVSNSSLAKGTPKHRSLTGSASASAESGDSGASANLDSENSAHSSQISLNAHQAATPVR from the exons ATGGCTCCTCCGCCGCGCTTGCGCATTTTATCAG TCGGCAGCAATGCCATCTCGGCCTTCCTCTCGTGGAGACTTCAGGCGACGACCTCCTGCGACGTGACACTAGTATGGAAATCGGGATATGAGGCAGTTTCTCAATATGGAGTATCCTTCAA GTCGAAAGCTTTCGGCAATGAGCGCTTCAAGCCTCGTCATG TTGTCCGCACACCCGAAGATGCCGCATCTCGTGAGAATGCATTTGACTACGTCATTCTGTGTGTCAAGGCACTGCCAGATGTCTACGACCTGGCTTCAGTCATCGAATCCGTCGTCACTCCTCAACATACGTGTATCCTTGTGAACACAACGAACACATTGGGAGTAGAATCTCACCTGGAGCAACGGTTTCCTACAAACGTCGTCCTTTCGCTTGTGTCAGGGGTGGAGATCTCTCAGATTGGTGCCAGCGAGTTCGAGCATCTAAACTCATCGGAGATCTGGGTTGGTGCTACAAATAAGCAAACCAGCATTCCTTCCACGATTCAAAACGACATGGCGGCTGCCCTGGCGATGACACTGGCTTCTGGCCAAGTCGACTGCAAAGTATCAGATAATATCAGACAGGAGCAATTCGAACGGATGATAGG TCCTATTGCTTTCTACCCCACTAGTGTAATGTTTGAAACCTCCAACCACACACAGCTTCTCGAAAAGGTTGGCGTACGCCAACTTGTCTCAGACATCATTGAGGAGCTCCTCGAGCTTGCGCGTGCGAACGGGTGCTCCTTTCCGAATGACTTTGCTAAGAAGACGATTGAAACGATGACCGCCAATGGTGCACCAAGTACGATGTATCAGGACTTCCAAGCCCGTCGTCCAATGGAAATAGAGACATATCTCGGATCTCCAATCAAATTGGCGACTGAATCAGGTGTCCGTATCCCTCGGATCGAGACTCTCTATGCAGTGCTTCATCATGTCAATGCCACGAATCTGAGTAAGCCCCGAACCAACGAATCTCCTCCACCTGTGCTGGCTCAACCGCCACCTCGGATGTCTTCGGCACCGCCGAGAGGACCGATGAATGGTCCTATGCGTGGAGGTAGGGTTCCTTCTGGCATGATGCCTAGACGTGGGCCACCTCACCCGGGAATGTCAAGACCCCCGAGCGCACATCCGCAAGCGGGTAGGATGCCTCGTGACCCTTCAGTGGAAGGTCTTGAGGAGTTCAGTCACCTCGTCATGTACGATGATGCTGCTTCAGCCGCAGCTGTGGCTGCAGAGAACGGCGTACCACCTCAGAACGGCACTAACGGCTATCCGGATATGCCGCCCGGACCTCCACCATCCGCAGCTGACTTGGCTTTAAGGGAACGAGAACTGGCAATCCGACAGCGTGAATTGCAGATCAGAGAACAGGAGATGGGTATGCGTCGAGGTCCCCGGCGACCACCACCTCCGAGATCAACatttgatgaagaggacgaggatgactATTTCGATCCAATGGATACTTTGCCGATCCCATCAATCGATCCGGATCAAGTGGACATGTTGAGTATCACATCGAGACGGACGAAGAAATCAGCCCCCAGTGCCAGCCAGCTTCGTAAGAACCCGGAAATCACTTTGAACAATGGTGGTGGTAGCAGGCCCGGGTCGTCCTTTAGCCGATACTTCGGAGGAAGGAAACGTACCAGCGATCGCATCATGCAGGAAATCCCTGGCCTTCACGATTCTCTCATGGACAATCCTATGATGGCGTACTCATCGAATCGATATGGAGCGGTCGACAGAAACCACATTCAGGCGGGGTCGCGTGCTAACTCGCTGACGGCCAGCCGAATGGGTGACTATCCACCACATCCTTACCCAGCCAGTAGGAGGAACAGCCAGTCTCCGGCGACTCCTCCCTACGGTCCGCCTGGCCCTCGAATGGGCCGACCAGGAACATCTCAAGATCCAAGCCTAGGCCCACCGAACGGCCCCCGCGGCGGCCAACCTTCGCCGCCCGGACAAATGCGGGCGCCAGTCCCCAGACATCCGCCTGGACAAGGTAATGCGGTAGGTCCGCAGCAAATTGAGCAACAATATGGGGTGAGCAACTCGTCTTTAGCCAAGGGCACTCCCAAGCATAGAAGTCTGACCGGAAGTGCGAGCGCCAGCGCGGAGAGTGGTGATAGTGGGGCCAGTGCGAATCTTGATTCGGAAAACTCAGCCCATAGCAGCCAAATCAGCTTGAATGCTCACCAAGCTGCGACCCCCGTTCGTTGA
- a CDS encoding putative ATP dependent RNA helicase (ATP-dependent RNA helicase sub2) translates to MSHEEDLIDYSDEELQTTDAAATTAAPAANGDAAKKGDLTVSGGRPDKKGSYVGIHSTGFRDFLLKGELLRAITDCGFEHPSEVQQVCIPTAILNVDVLCQAKSGLGKTAVFVLTTLHQLEPVPGECSVLVMCHTRELAYQIKNEYARFSKYLPDVKTAVFYGGTPIQKDVEVLSNKESYPNIVVGTPGRLNALVRDKKLSLRNVKAFVLDECDKMLDQIDMRRDVQEIFRATPADKQVMMFSATLSQEIRPVCKKFMRNPLEVYVDDDTKLTLHGLQQYYIKLSEAEKNRKLNELLDSLEFNQVIIFVKSTLRANELDKLLRECNFPSIAVHSGVSQEERIKRYKEFKEFNKRICVATDVFGRGIDIERINLAINYDLPADADSYLHRVGRAGRFGTKGLSISFVSNEEDEKVLKDIEKRFEVALPEYPEGGVDSSTYMA, encoded by the exons ATGTCTCACGAGGAGGATCTCATTGACTACTCCGATGAGGAGCTTCAGACCACTGATGCCGCAGCTACCACTGCTGCTCCCGCCGCAAATGGCGACGCCGCCAAAAAGGGCGACCTAACGGTTTCTGGTGGCCGTCCCGACAAGAAGGGAAGCTATGTCGGTATTCACTCGACCGGTTTCCGCGACTTTTTACTGAAGGGAGAACTCTTACGTGCCATCACCGATTGCGGTTTCGAACATCCATCGGAGG TCCAGCAAGTTTGCATTCCGACCGCTATTCTCAATGTCGATGTTCTTTGCCAGGCAAAGTCTGGTCTCGGAAAGACCGCCGTCTTCGTCTTGACCACCCTTCACCAGCTGGAGCCTGTCCCCGGAGAGTGCTCTGTCTTGGTCATGTGCCACACCCGTGAGTTGGCTTACCAGATTAAGAACGAATATGCTCGTTTCAGCAAATACCTTCCCGACGTGAAGACTGCCGTCTTCTACGGAGGTACGCCCATCCAGAAGGACGTCGAAGTGCTGTCCAACAAAGAATCATACCCCAACATTGTCGTCGGTACTCCCGGTCGACTGAACGCCCTTGTTCGCGACAAGAAGCTTTCCCTGCGTAATGTCAAGGCATTCGTTCTTGACGAGTGTGACAAGATGCTCGACCAGATCG ATATGCGCCGCGATGTTCAGGAGATCTTCCGTGCTACACCCGCTGATAAGCAAGTTATGATGTTCAGCGCTACTCTCTCCCAAGAGATCCGGCCTGTTTGCAAGAAGTTCATGAGGAACCCCCTTGAAGTTTACGTGGACGACGACACCAAGCTCACCCTCCACGGTTTGCAGCAATACTACATCAAGCTCAGCGAAGCGGAAAAGAACCGGAAGCTGAACGAACTCCTGGATAGCCTTGAGTTCAACCAGGTTATTATTTTCGTCAAGAGCACACTCCGTGCAAATGAGCTGGACAAGCTTTTGCGCGAGTGTAACTTCCCCAGTATCGCAGTCCACTCTGGTGTGAGCCAGGAGGAGCG TATCAAACGCTACAAAGAATTCAAGGAGTTCAACAAGCGTATCTGTGTTGCTACTGATGTCTTCGGACGTGGTATCGATATCGAGCGTATTAACCTTGCTATTAACTACGACTTGCCTGCGGATGCTGACTCGTACCTGCACCGCGTTGGTCGTGCCGGTCGTTTCGGTACCAAGGGTCTCTCGATCTCGTTCGTCAGCAacgaggaggacgagaaggTCCTTAAGGATATTGAGAAGCGTTTCGAAGTTGCTCTTCC TGAATACCCCGAGGGTGGTGTTGACTCCAGCACGTACATGGCATAA
- a CDS encoding RNAse P Rpr2/Rpp21 subunit domain protein produces MAKAKGKKGSPGGAQSHIRARLDYLHNAAIYLQSTAVASRQSSSQLAQNTTSPDGEPVSASARIVPHFLSHDTTSGQKSTGTDSSANMDRLPHLSRVLISQMRGVSLKTQLRLPVETKRSYCKRCDTLLSPGVSCIQEIRNESRDRKKPWADVRVILCTTCETEKRFPQTERRTKKLSERRKQSEQEKLQAPAP; encoded by the coding sequence ATGGCGAAGGCAAAGGGGAAAAAGGGCTCGCCAGGAGGAGCTCAGAGTCATATCCGTGCACGATTAGACTACCTCCATAATGCCGCTATCTATCTACAGTCTACTGCTGTTGCCTCCAGACAATCTAGTAGCCAGCTCGCTCAGAATACTACCAGTCCAGATGGCGAGCCAGTGTCGGCTTCAGCACGTATTGTACCACATTTTTTGAGCCATGATACTACTTCTGGGCAAAAGTCAACTGGCACGGACAGCAGCGCAAACATGGATCGTCTCCCACACCTCTCTCGCGTATTAATATCACAAATGCGTGGAGTATCTCTAAAAACACAGCTGCGACTGCCAGTCGAGACGAAAAGGTCATATTGCAAACGCTGCGATACACTTCTGTCACCAGGTGTCAGCTGCATACAAGAAATCAGAAACGAGAGTCGTGATCGCAAAAAGCCATGGGCCGATGTCCGGGTCATCCTTTGCACTACCTGTGAGACGGAGAAGCGTTTTCCTCAAACAGAAAGGCGAACCAAAAAGCTTTCTGAACGTCGAAAGCAAAGTGAACAGGAAAAATTACAAGCGCCAGCTCCATGA
- a CDS encoding WW domain binding protein 11-domain-containing protein, producing MPKERNFNPVQAQRKADKQKSLKKAKSEAQARQNEKLARRNPERIQRQIDDLKAVEESGQKLRPRDKEVLEALERDLRAVQKAREALGDKAPKFDNHQSRRGGFGGRGRGDGVLGKRRRDDRGHFGQDSESSETDEEVRRIPMPRDTPPPIPRQYQKKREGDADTGPRGPHGLPAKPPVVESRTVYEAKPEIKDLRQEAVKKFVPAAVRVKQDAIRGQGKLLEPEEMDRLEKAGYNAGPSEAVGQESSDQPDDVAQQRLLEEEKRFDQELRSVQIEDVEDEDA from the coding sequence ATGCCCAAGGAACGCAACTTCAACCCCGTCCAAGCGCAGCGGAAAGCAGACAAACAGAAAAGCTTGAAAAAAGCCAAATCCGAGGCGCAGGCTCGCCAGAATGAGAAACTCGCCCGTCGCAACCCCGAGCGCATTCAGCGCCAGATCGATGACCTCAAAGCGGTAGAAGAGTCCGGCCAAAAACTACGGCCGCGCGATAAGGAGGTTTTGGAGGCGCTGGAGCGGGATCTGCGTGCTGTACAGAAGGCCCGGGAAGCACTAGGTGATAAGGCGCCGAAATTCGACAACCACCAGTCGAGGAGAGGTGGCTTTGGTGGCAGAGGTCGTGGTGACGGTGTATTAGGGAAGCGGAGGAGGGATGACCGCGGCCACTTCGGACAGGATAGTGAGAGTAGTGAGACAGATGAGGAAGTTCGACGAATTCCTATGCCGCGGGATACGCCGCCGCCAATTCCTCGCCAGTatcaaaagaagagagagggggaTGCAGATACAGGTCCTCGGGGACCACATGGTTTACCGGCGAAACCGCCTGTGGTTGAATCCAGAACTGTTTATGAAGCGAAGCCAGAGATCAAGGATTTGCGACAAGAGGCTGTTAAGAAATTCGTTCCGGCCGCTGTTAGGGTTAAACAGGACGCCATTCGAGGGCAAGGAAAGCTACTTGAGCCGGAAGAAATGGATCGGCTGGAGAAAGCAGGCTACAATGCTGGTCCTTCGGAAGCTGTGGGACAAGAGAGCTCTGATCAGCCTGATGATGTCGCTCAACAGCGGCTATTAGAAGAGGAGAAACGGTTTGACCAGGAACTCAGATCCGTACAGATCGAGGAcgtcgaagatgaggacgcATGA